One window of Tepidanaerobacter acetatoxydans Re1 genomic DNA carries:
- a CDS encoding SpoIID/LytB domain-containing protein, producing the protein MYKRRMVLAMLLVLLVIYTGGCAKKPGPDKKPAAPKIPDKISRGAGKEPVLSVYDVQSKSVKEMKLEDYVAGVVAGEMENYWPVEALATQAILARTYVLEFISDKGGSKYGNADISTDFEEAQAWNPENINDRVIKAVNMTRGEVAAYKGNYIKAWFHSHAGGLTATAKEGLNFKDAEPPYIKVTKSPDSDVGPIGKRTWSASFTKDEVSSAIRDKLGLETGPIDSVSVAKRGPSGRATFLKIGNATVSAPELRIALGSMDMRSTLLTSFKVEGDNVFMAGKGFGHGVGLSQWGANVMAKQGKKPEEIIKYYFKDINIVRLWE; encoded by the coding sequence ATGTATAAGAGGCGGATGGTTTTGGCGATGCTATTGGTATTGCTTGTAATCTATACCGGAGGATGTGCTAAGAAACCCGGCCCTGACAAGAAACCTGCTGCACCTAAAATTCCTGACAAAATAAGCCGTGGAGCGGGAAAAGAACCTGTGCTTAGCGTATACGATGTTCAGAGTAAAAGCGTCAAAGAAATGAAACTGGAAGATTATGTGGCAGGTGTCGTAGCAGGAGAAATGGAAAACTACTGGCCTGTAGAAGCTCTGGCAACTCAAGCCATTTTAGCCAGAACGTATGTACTGGAATTTATATCGGACAAGGGCGGCTCGAAATATGGCAATGCCGACATTTCCACAGATTTTGAAGAAGCACAGGCATGGAATCCTGAAAATATAAACGACAGAGTAATAAAGGCTGTAAATATGACACGGGGTGAGGTGGCCGCATATAAAGGCAATTATATCAAGGCATGGTTTCACTCCCATGCAGGAGGACTTACTGCTACTGCTAAAGAGGGCTTAAATTTCAAAGATGCAGAGCCTCCGTATATAAAAGTGACAAAATCACCGGATTCAGATGTGGGGCCCATAGGTAAGAGAACCTGGTCTGCCTCGTTTACAAAAGATGAAGTCAGCTCGGCAATCAGAGATAAACTGGGTTTAGAAACAGGGCCTATCGACAGTGTCAGCGTAGCTAAGCGAGGACCTTCCGGAAGGGCTACATTTCTTAAGATAGGAAATGCCACGGTATCGGCCCCAGAACTTCGCATTGCCCTTGGGAGCATGGATATGAGGTCAACTCTTTTAACAAGCTTCAAGGTGGAAGGAGATAATGTGTTTATGGCAGGCAAAGGTTTTGGCCATGGCGTAGGTTTATCCCAATGGGGTGCAAATGTTATGGCCAAACAGGGGAAAAAGCCTGAGGAGATAATAAAATACTATTTTAAAGACATAAATATTGTAAGGCTGTGGGAATAA
- the mazG gene encoding nucleoside triphosphate pyrophosphohydrolase — protein sequence MAKRTLDDLVDIMAKLRGNPGCPWDKSQTHETLKPFLIEEAYEVIDAIDRNNKDDLVEELGDLLLQIVFHSRLAQERGDFDIGDVINGVCNKMVRRHPHIFGDITVDGTEEVLKNWEEIKREEKDMKTEAQSMMNLPKTLPALMKAFKVQEKAARVGFDWDDVKGAFDKVYEELEELKEVYNIGNSDKIREEMGDLIFACVNVARFLEVEPELAVNDAVKKFIRRFDFVETEAAKSDKNLQEMNLQEMDILWEQSKNQEKKL from the coding sequence TTGGCAAAACGTACATTGGATGATTTAGTAGATATAATGGCAAAACTTAGGGGAAATCCAGGTTGTCCTTGGGACAAGTCCCAAACACACGAAACGCTTAAGCCATTTCTCATTGAAGAAGCCTATGAAGTAATAGATGCTATTGATAGAAATAATAAAGATGACCTTGTTGAGGAACTCGGTGATCTTTTGCTGCAAATAGTTTTTCACAGCCGTCTTGCTCAGGAAAGAGGAGATTTTGATATAGGCGATGTTATCAACGGTGTTTGCAATAAGATGGTTCGACGGCACCCGCATATATTTGGAGATATTACGGTAGATGGGACAGAGGAGGTTCTGAAAAATTGGGAAGAAATAAAGCGTGAAGAAAAAGATATGAAAACCGAAGCCCAGAGTATGATGAATCTGCCTAAAACCCTTCCGGCACTGATGAAGGCTTTCAAGGTACAAGAGAAGGCGGCCAGAGTCGGTTTTGACTGGGACGATGTAAAGGGTGCATTCGATAAGGTTTATGAAGAATTAGAAGAACTTAAAGAGGTATATAATATAGGAAATAGTGACAAAATAAGAGAAGAAATGGGAGACTTAATTTTTGCTTGTGTAAATGTGGCTCGTTTCTTAGAAGTAGAACCGGAGCTTGCTGTAAATGATGCTGTAAAAAAATTTATACGCAGATTTGATTTTGTTGAAACAGAAGCGGCAAAATCCGACAAGAATTTACAGGAAATGAATTTACAGGAAATGGATATATTATGGGAGCAAAGTAAAAATCAAGAAAAAAAATTGTAA
- a CDS encoding IS110 family transposase, with translation MFYVGIDIAKQNHEASIIDSNGKLLDKSISFSNSQVGCNKLIALLERFEADTSNTVIGMEATGHYWVSLYSYLIDLGFTVNVINPIQSDAFRKMYIRQTKNDSKDSFIIAQIMRFDEFSTTSLADEDVMALRQLSRYRLALVDECSDWKRKCIALLDQVFPEYSKLFSDTFGVTSRELLSKYPTPEDMLSIDTGTLSKLLSEASRGRFGISKASEIQESATNTFGINFAKDAFAFQIKQIIAQINFIEEQLKELETEISTLLHQTNSVITTITGIGDVLGAIIIGEIGDISRFEAAPQLVAYAGLDVAVKQSGDFVGTQTKISKRGSPYLRRAIWLAATVAAFKDPALSVYYQSLRARGKHHLTAIGAVARKMCNIIFAVLRDNKPYVPDIK, from the coding sequence ATGTTTTATGTTGGTATTGATATTGCTAAACAAAACCACGAAGCTTCTATTATTGATTCTAATGGTAAGCTTCTTGATAAAAGTATATCCTTTTCAAATTCTCAAGTAGGTTGCAATAAATTAATTGCCTTGCTTGAAAGATTTGAAGCTGATACTTCCAACACTGTTATTGGTATGGAAGCTACTGGTCATTATTGGGTTAGCCTTTATTCATATCTAATTGATCTAGGGTTTACTGTAAATGTTATTAACCCTATTCAATCAGATGCATTTAGAAAGATGTATATTAGGCAAACTAAGAACGACTCTAAGGATTCCTTTATCATTGCTCAAATTATGCGTTTCGATGAATTTTCCACTACTTCTTTAGCTGATGAAGATGTTATGGCCTTACGCCAATTATCCAGATACCGTCTCGCTTTAGTAGATGAATGCTCTGATTGGAAACGCAAGTGTATTGCTCTTTTGGATCAAGTTTTCCCTGAATACTCTAAGCTTTTTTCTGATACCTTTGGAGTAACTTCTAGGGAGCTGCTCTCTAAATATCCTACTCCAGAGGATATGTTATCCATAGATACAGGGACTCTTTCCAAACTTCTATCCGAAGCTAGTAGAGGACGTTTTGGTATTTCAAAAGCTTCTGAAATTCAAGAGTCTGCTACTAATACTTTTGGTATTAACTTTGCAAAAGATGCATTTGCATTTCAAATTAAGCAAATTATTGCCCAAATTAATTTTATCGAAGAACAGCTAAAAGAACTTGAAACTGAAATTTCTACACTCCTTCACCAAACCAATTCAGTTATTACTACTATTACAGGTATTGGTGATGTTCTTGGTGCTATTATTATCGGAGAAATTGGTGATATTTCCCGTTTTGAAGCTGCACCCCAACTTGTTGCCTATGCAGGTCTTGATGTAGCCGTAAAACAATCTGGTGATTTTGTGGGGACACAGACTAAAATTTCTAAACGTGGTTCTCCATATCTTCGTAGGGCAATTTGGTTAGCTGCTACTGTTGCAGCCTTCAAAGACCCAGCTCTGTCAGTCTATTATCAATCACTTAGGGCAAGAGGGAAACATCATTTAACTGCCATTGGGGCTGTCGCTAGAAAGATGTGTAATATTATCTTTGCAGTCCTTCGTGATAACAAACCCTATGTGCCTGATATTAAATAG
- the yabP gene encoding sporulation protein YabP yields MEENTRHKIVLTNRESLDVDGVINVEKFTDEDIMLETDQGMLNIKGEKMYMKQLNLDAGVIAIEGLVKSMTYHEGSTSGQKEKSLLSRLLK; encoded by the coding sequence GTGGAAGAGAATACCCGTCACAAAATAGTGCTGACAAATAGAGAGTCACTGGATGTTGATGGTGTAATTAATGTCGAAAAATTTACCGATGAAGATATAATGCTGGAAACCGACCAGGGGATGCTTAACATCAAAGGTGAAAAGATGTATATGAAACAACTTAATTTAGATGCCGGTGTAATTGCTATAGAAGGCTTGGTTAAGTCTATGACTTATCATGAGGGTTCTACTTCCGGTCAGAAAGAAAAAAGTTTACTCAGTCGTTTATTAAAA
- a CDS encoding HU family DNA-binding protein has product MNKAELITAMAEKSGLTKKDSEKALNAFIESVEEALVKRDKVQLVGFGTFEVRERSSRKGRNPQTGEEIDIPAASIPAFKAGKALKDSINN; this is encoded by the coding sequence GTGAACAAAGCCGAACTAATTACCGCGATGGCTGAAAAGAGTGGATTAACGAAGAAGGATTCAGAGAAAGCCCTTAATGCCTTCATCGAATCAGTCGAAGAAGCTCTCGTAAAAAGGGACAAAGTTCAATTAGTTGGATTTGGAACATTTGAAGTCAGGGAGAGGAGTTCGAGAAAGGGTCGTAATCCTCAAACCGGTGAAGAAATCGATATACCCGCAGCCAGTATTCCGGCTTTTAAGGCGGGTAAAGCTTTGAAAGACAGTATTAATAACTAA